TATAGACTTCTGGATGTTCTGATGCATCTACTCTCAGAAATCGAAGCCCTCAGTATTTATTTCCGCGGGGTTTTCAGGAGACCATGTTCTTGCTTCACCGCTGGAAATCCTGAACAGGGTCAGTGTGTCCCATCCGAACTGCTCTACAACAGGTTTTAGAAAGGTGAATTTCGTTTCAACGATGTGCTTCTTGAGTTCTTCATCATCAAGCTTTTCCATTTCTCCCCGAATTCTCAGCTGAATTTTTTCCTCCATGCTCCAGTAGCAGAGTTCCACCGAGGAATTCGCAAGGAGCTGTTTACAGATATCCTTACCGGTACCGGTACAGAATGTAAGACCGTTCTCGTCAATATACGGCGTATCCATTCCCCGGACTCTAGGTTCTCCCCCTTCTGCCGTGGCCATGAACGAAGTGGTATTACGACGCACGAACTCAAGAATTTCGAAGCGGTTCATTTTCTCTTTCCTCTCTCCGGTTTACCCCGGACTGATTATTCAGCATAAATGATTATATACAATTTTGATATTTCATGTCTTCAGTATGAGAAGGAATTATTTCAGATGGTGAGGGAACCGATGAAAATAGTGTACTCGCTAACGCCGGATAAAATGATAGACAT
This genomic interval from Candidatus Aegiribacteria sp. contains the following:
- a CDS encoding pyridoxamine 5'-phosphate oxidase family protein; the encoded protein is MNRFEILEFVRRNTTSFMATAEGGEPRVRGMDTPYIDENGLTFCTGTGKDICKQLLANSSVELCYWSMEEKIQLRIRGEMEKLDDEELKKHIVETKFTFLKPVVEQFGWDTLTLFRISSGEARTWSPENPAEINTEGFDF